The following are from one region of the Silene latifolia isolate original U9 population chromosome 9, ASM4854445v1, whole genome shotgun sequence genome:
- the LOC141601656 gene encoding uncharacterized protein LOC141601656, which produces MNRVGKQKHISHFLQNKDIGLFGLLETKIKNKAFNKAVNSFNNGWSITTNNGYHSGGRIWILWKPGMFRVHILEYNAQYIHMKVDALVYRSVFFLTIVYAFNGIHERAPLWDQLRKIAQQIAGPWAIAGDFNFMLAANERFGGATSLAEMEHFIKYVADCEVIDITAVGSVFTWNNKQQPKERIYSRLDRFLVNKAGCDSFLDMYAHFLPEGMMSHTPCIVKSNKVVQGNKSFKYFNMWGKSKEFLPLVNELWDYNIDGTPLFKLAKNLKNLKPGLKRLNREGFSDMEKATGILEKQFEEMQVQLGIDPSDVSLINQECEASKKLKEL; this is translated from the coding sequence ATGAATAGAGTAGGTAAACAGAAGCATATTAGTCATTTTCTACAGAATAAAGATATAGGGTTATTTGGTTTACTGGAGACTAAAATTAAGAATAAAGCATTCAATAAAGCAGTAAATAGTTTTAATAATGGTTGGAGTATTACTACCAATAATGGTTATCATAGTGGTGGACGAATTTGGATTCTTTGGAAGCCTGGGATGTTTAGGGTGCATATTCTTGAATACAATGCTCAATATATACATATGAAGGTGGATGCCTTGGTGTATAGGAGTGTTTTCTTCTTGACTATAGTATACGCCTTCAATGGGATACATGAGAGGGCTCCTTTGTGGGATCAGTTGAGAAAGATTGCACAGCAGATTGCAGGCCCTTGGGCCATTGCTGGAGACTTCAATTTTATGCTTGCTGCtaatgagagatttggaggggCTACTTCTTTGGCTGAGATGGAGCATTTCATAAAGTATGTTGCTGATTGTGAAGTTATTGACATTACTGCTGTAGGGTCTGTGTTCACTTGGAACAATAAGCAACAGCCTAAGGAGAGGATTTACAGCAGATTGGATAGGTTTTTGGTTAACAAGGCTGGGTGTGATAGTTTTCTTGATATGTATGCTCATTTTTTGCCTGAGGGGATGATGAGTCATACACCTTGTATAGTGAAGAGTAATAAGGTAGTGCAGGGCAACAAGAGCtttaaatacttcaatatgtggggcaAATCCAAGGAGTTTCTTCCCCTAGTGAATGAGTTGTGGGATTACAATATTGATGGGACCCCCCTTTTTAAACTGGCAAAAAATCTTAAGAATCTTAAGCCAGGTTTAAAGAGACTGAATAGGGAGGGATTCAGTGACATGGAGAAGGCAACTGGTATCCTGGAGAAACAGTTTGAGGAGATGCAAGTCCAGTTGGGTATTGATCCGTCTGATGTGAGCTTGATAAATCAGGAGTGTGAGGCTAGTAAAAAGCTTAAGGAGCTGTAG